The following proteins are encoded in a genomic region of Streptomyces collinus Tu 365:
- a CDS encoding integral membrane protein yields the protein MSALDPRDVDLKKDLDATVRARRELGEEYDSALVDSFLEKVEQRIDDTVERRVRRHLAEQRMVDVRGARRPKGAENWAERFGFAVITLVLAIPLSAIGGALAGMSGMVAAWVGIVGVNAAQAVRLNPEIVSGRRGRSAHDD from the coding sequence ATGAGCGCACTGGACCCCCGGGACGTCGACCTGAAGAAGGATCTGGACGCCACCGTACGGGCACGCAGGGAACTGGGCGAGGAGTACGACTCCGCGCTCGTCGACTCCTTCCTGGAGAAGGTCGAGCAGCGCATCGACGACACCGTGGAGCGGCGGGTGCGCCGGCACCTGGCCGAGCAGCGGATGGTGGACGTGCGCGGCGCCCGGCGGCCCAAGGGGGCCGAGAACTGGGCCGAGCGGTTCGGCTTCGCCGTCATCACGCTGGTCCTCGCGATCCCGCTGTCCGCGATCGGCGGGGCGCTCGCGGGGATGTCCGGGATGGTGGCCGCCTGGGTCGGCATCGTCGGCGTCAACGCGGCCCAGGCCGTGCGGCTCAACCCGGAGATCGTGTCCGGGCGCCGCGGCAGGTCCGCCCACGACGACTGA
- a CDS encoding SGNH/GDSL hydrolase family protein: MTSMSRARVARRIAAGAAYGGGGVGLVGAAAVGLLLAEVRLARRHVGNGSGGRVPTAQGVYGHAYDVPGEPPLRLAMLGDSTAAGQGVHRAGQTPAALLASGLAAVAERPVELRNVALPGAQSDDLDRQVALVLSSTDPLPDICVIMIGANDVTHRMPPTRSVRHLSAAVRRLRTAGAEVVVGTCPDLGTIEPVQQPLRWLARRASRQLAAAQTIGVVEQGGRTVSLGDLLGPEFEANPRELFGPDNYHPSAEGYATAAMAVLPTVCAALGLWPAEEERPDASRREGFLPVARAAAEAASEAGTEVTAAMPTGPRGPWALLKRRRRRRVTEAEPARPSL, translated from the coding sequence ATGACGAGCATGTCGAGGGCGAGGGTGGCCCGGCGGATCGCGGCCGGAGCGGCGTACGGCGGCGGCGGGGTCGGACTGGTCGGGGCGGCCGCGGTGGGCCTGCTGCTGGCGGAGGTGCGGCTGGCCCGGCGCCATGTGGGGAACGGCAGCGGCGGCCGGGTGCCGACGGCGCAGGGCGTGTACGGGCACGCGTACGACGTGCCCGGTGAACCGCCGCTCAGGCTGGCCATGCTGGGGGACTCCACGGCGGCCGGGCAGGGCGTGCACCGGGCGGGTCAGACACCGGCGGCGCTGCTGGCCTCCGGTCTCGCGGCGGTGGCGGAGCGCCCGGTGGAACTGCGGAACGTGGCCCTTCCCGGGGCCCAGTCGGACGATCTGGACCGTCAGGTGGCGCTGGTCCTCTCGTCCACCGACCCGCTTCCGGACATCTGCGTGATCATGATCGGCGCGAACGACGTCACGCACCGGATGCCGCCGACCCGCTCTGTACGGCACCTCTCGGCGGCGGTACGGCGGCTGCGCACGGCCGGCGCGGAGGTGGTCGTCGGCACCTGCCCCGACCTGGGCACCATCGAGCCGGTCCAGCAGCCGCTGCGGTGGCTGGCCCGCCGGGCCTCGCGGCAGCTCGCGGCGGCCCAGACGATCGGGGTGGTCGAGCAGGGCGGGCGGACGGTGTCGCTGGGCGACCTGCTCGGGCCGGAGTTCGAGGCGAACCCGCGGGAGCTGTTCGGGCCGGACAACTACCACCCCTCCGCCGAGGGGTACGCCACGGCGGCGATGGCGGTGCTGCCGACGGTGTGCGCGGCGCTGGGGCTGTGGCCGGCGGAGGAGGAGCGGCCGGACGCGTCCCGCCGCGAGGGCTTCCTGCCCGTGGCCCGCGCCGCCGCCGAGGCGGCGTCGGAGGCGGGTACGGAGGTCACGGCGGCGATGCCCACCGGGCCCCGGGGGCCGTGGGCGCTGCTCAAGCGCAGGCGGCGGCGCCGGGTGACGGAGGCCGAGCCCGCCCGTCCGTCGCTGTGA
- a CDS encoding cystathionine beta-synthase: MRFHDSMISLVGNTPLLRLNSVTKGIQATVLAKVEYFNPGGSVKDRIALRMIEAAEQSGELKPGGTIVEPTSGNTGVGLAIVAQQKGYKCIFVCPDKVSTDKINVLRAYGAEVVVCPTAVAPEHPDSYYNVSDRLVRETPGAWKPDQYSNPNNPLSHYHSTGPELWEQTEGKITHFVAGVGTGGTISGTGRYLKDVSDGKVKVIGADPEGSVYSGGSGRPYLVEGVGEDFWPSAYDRTVADEIVPVSDKDSFQMTRRLAKEEGLLVGGSCGMAVVGALRVAERLGPDDVVVVLLPDSGRGYLSKIFNDEWMADYGFLEDEGPSARVADVLEDKAHGSIPSLVHMHPEETVGQAIEVLREYGVSQMPVVKPGAGHPDVMAAEVVGSVVERELLDALFSKRASLEDPLEKHMSAPLPQVGSGEPVGDLMQVLGSADAAIVLVEGKPTGVVSRQDLLAFLAKGGNK; the protein is encoded by the coding sequence GTGCGATTCCACGACTCGATGATCAGCCTCGTCGGCAACACCCCGCTGCTGAGGCTCAACAGCGTGACCAAGGGCATCCAGGCCACCGTCCTGGCCAAGGTCGAGTACTTCAACCCGGGCGGCTCCGTGAAGGACCGCATCGCCCTGCGCATGATCGAGGCCGCGGAGCAGAGCGGGGAGCTGAAGCCGGGCGGCACCATCGTCGAGCCGACCAGCGGCAACACCGGTGTGGGCCTGGCCATCGTGGCCCAGCAGAAGGGCTACAAGTGCATCTTCGTGTGCCCTGACAAGGTCAGCACGGACAAGATCAACGTGCTGCGCGCCTACGGCGCCGAGGTGGTCGTGTGCCCGACCGCCGTCGCGCCCGAGCACCCGGACTCGTACTACAACGTCTCCGACCGGCTGGTGCGGGAGACCCCCGGCGCCTGGAAGCCCGACCAGTACTCCAACCCCAACAACCCCCTCTCGCACTATCACTCGACCGGCCCCGAGCTGTGGGAGCAGACGGAGGGGAAGATCACCCACTTCGTCGCGGGTGTCGGCACCGGCGGCACCATCTCCGGCACCGGCCGCTACCTGAAGGACGTCAGCGACGGCAAGGTCAAGGTCATCGGCGCCGACCCCGAGGGCTCCGTGTACTCCGGCGGTTCCGGGCGCCCGTACCTCGTGGAGGGCGTGGGCGAGGACTTCTGGCCGAGCGCCTACGACCGGACCGTCGCCGACGAGATCGTCCCGGTCTCCGACAAGGACTCCTTCCAGATGACCCGCCGCCTCGCCAAGGAGGAGGGCCTGCTGGTGGGCGGCTCCTGCGGCATGGCCGTGGTGGGCGCGCTGCGCGTCGCCGAGCGGCTCGGCCCGGACGACGTCGTCGTGGTCCTGCTGCCGGACAGCGGCCGCGGCTACCTCAGCAAGATCTTCAACGACGAGTGGATGGCCGACTACGGCTTCCTGGAGGACGAGGGCCCCTCCGCCCGCGTCGCCGACGTGCTGGAGGACAAGGCGCACGGCAGCATCCCGTCCCTCGTCCACATGCACCCGGAGGAGACGGTCGGGCAGGCCATCGAGGTGCTGCGCGAGTACGGCGTCTCGCAGATGCCGGTCGTCAAGCCCGGCGCCGGTCACCCGGACGTGATGGCCGCCGAGGTCGTCGGCTCGGTGGTGGAACGCGAGCTGCTGGACGCCCTGTTCAGCAAGCGCGCCTCGCTGGAGGACCCGCTGGAGAAGCACATGTCCGCGCCGCTGCCCCAGGTCGGCTCCGGCGAGCCGGTCGGCGACCTGATGCAGGTGCTGGGCTCGGCCGACGCGGCGATCGTGCTGGTCGAGGGCAAGCCGACCGGTGTGGTCAGCCGGCAGGACCTGCTGGCCTTCCTGGCCAAGGGCGGGAACAAGTAA
- a CDS encoding aromatic amino acid ammonia-lyase, protein MTSRTVDAPESARTATVVLDGAGLGVEDVVRLADGAVRPVPGADALRRVEASWNAARRIAATGRVYGRSTGVGANRNVDVPTEAAAGHGLRLLRSHAGAIGAELPARQVRAMLAIRANQLLAGGAGLRPGVVGALCEALANGAHPVVNEFGSVGTGDIAALAQVGLALAGEHSWRGTGAPAPQSLDNNDALALISSNALVLGQSALALHELRGLIGATQVVAALSLLAVDGSHEAYAAPVHAARPHRGSTEVARRMRELIGAADRPAPPLGRIQDPYGFRCLPQIHGPALDAADALEQVLDIEFNAAAENPLIAVEDLAAYHHGGFYQAQLALALDHFRLAVTQVARLSTSRLSTLNEPAYTRLRPFLTDHEPAASGVMILEYAAAAALGDLRAFSAPASLGHAVLSRGVEEQASFASLAARQTLRACGAYRLVVGCELVAAVRALRLRGLRPDPGLGAGRAFALADAALDDDLADRPLTDDVTTASVLLDRFTDIWRGSTS, encoded by the coding sequence ATGACGTCTCGCACCGTGGACGCGCCGGAGTCCGCGCGGACCGCGACGGTGGTCCTCGACGGCGCCGGACTCGGCGTCGAGGACGTCGTACGCCTCGCCGACGGTGCCGTCCGCCCGGTCCCCGGGGCCGACGCGCTGCGCCGGGTCGAGGCGTCCTGGAACGCCGCCCGGCGGATCGCGGCCACCGGCCGGGTCTACGGCCGTTCCACCGGCGTCGGCGCGAACCGGAACGTGGACGTGCCCACCGAGGCCGCCGCCGGCCACGGCCTGCGCCTGCTGCGCAGTCACGCGGGCGCCATCGGCGCGGAGCTGCCCGCCCGGCAGGTGCGCGCGATGCTCGCCATACGCGCCAACCAGCTGCTGGCCGGCGGCGCGGGACTGCGGCCCGGTGTGGTCGGCGCGCTCTGCGAGGCACTGGCGAACGGCGCCCACCCGGTCGTCAACGAGTTCGGCTCCGTCGGCACCGGGGACATCGCGGCGCTCGCCCAGGTAGGGCTCGCGCTCGCCGGCGAGCACTCCTGGCGCGGCACCGGCGCGCCCGCGCCCCAGTCCCTCGACAACAACGACGCCCTCGCCCTGATCAGCAGCAACGCCCTCGTCCTCGGCCAGTCCGCGCTCGCCCTGCACGAACTGCGCGGGCTGATCGGGGCCACCCAGGTCGTCGCCGCGCTCTCCCTGCTCGCCGTCGACGGCTCCCACGAGGCGTACGCGGCGCCCGTGCACGCCGCCCGCCCGCACCGCGGGAGCACCGAGGTGGCTCGCCGGATGCGTGAGCTGATCGGCGCGGCGGACCGCCCGGCCCCGCCGCTGGGCCGGATCCAGGACCCCTACGGCTTCCGCTGCCTGCCCCAGATCCACGGCCCCGCGCTCGACGCGGCGGACGCCCTCGAACAGGTCCTGGACATCGAGTTCAACGCGGCGGCCGAGAACCCGCTCATCGCCGTCGAGGACCTGGCCGCCTACCACCACGGCGGCTTCTACCAGGCCCAACTGGCGCTCGCACTGGACCATTTCCGGCTCGCCGTGACCCAGGTGGCCCGGCTCTCCACGTCCCGCCTGTCCACCCTGAACGAGCCCGCCTACACCCGGCTGCGCCCGTTCCTCACCGACCACGAACCGGCCGCCTCGGGCGTGATGATCCTGGAGTACGCGGCCGCGGCCGCCCTCGGCGATCTGCGGGCCTTCTCCGCCCCCGCCTCACTCGGGCACGCTGTACTCTCCCGGGGCGTCGAGGAACAGGCGAGCTTCGCCTCGCTCGCCGCGCGGCAGACCCTGCGCGCGTGCGGTGCGTACCGTCTGGTGGTCGGCTGCGAACTCGTGGCCGCCGTCCGGGCCCTGCGCCTGCGCGGCCTGCGGCCCGATCCGGGGCTCGGGGCCGGGCGGGCGTTCGCGCTCGCCGACGCGGCCCTCGACGACGACCTGGCCGACCGGCCGCTCACGGACGACGTGACCACGGCGTCCGTACTGCTCGACCGGTTCACCGACATCTGGAGGGGGAGCACGTCATGA